From Paraburkholderia sabiae, a single genomic window includes:
- the rpsI gene encoding 30S ribosomal protein S9 has translation MIGNWNYGTGRRKSAVARVFIKAGKGDIVVNGKPIADYFSRETSLMIVRQPLELTNHGATFDIKVNVSGGGETGQAGAVRHGITRALMDYDATLKSALSNAGFVTRDAREVERKKVGFHKARRRKQFSKR, from the coding sequence ATGATCGGTAACTGGAATTACGGTACGGGCCGCCGCAAGAGCGCAGTTGCTCGTGTCTTCATCAAGGCAGGCAAGGGCGACATCGTCGTCAATGGCAAGCCCATCGCTGACTACTTCTCGCGCGAAACGTCGCTGATGATCGTGCGCCAGCCGCTGGAACTGACGAACCACGGCGCCACGTTCGACATCAAGGTCAACGTGTCGGGCGGCGGTGAAACGGGCCAGGCGGGCGCAGTTCGCCACGGCATCACCCGCGCGCTGATGGACTACGACGCAACGCTGAAGTCGGCACTGTCGAACGCAGGCTTCGTGACGCGTGACGCACGTGAAGTCGAGCGTAAGAAGGTCGGTTTCCACAAGGCACGTCGCCGCAAGCAGTTCTCGAAGCGTTAA
- the erpA gene encoding iron-sulfur cluster insertion protein ErpA yields the protein MDAVTDTPVTEMPAPFVFTDAAADKVKELIEEEGNPELKLRVFVQGGGCSGFQYGFTFDEAINEDDTVMNKSGVQLLIDSMSYQYLVGAEIDYKDDINGAQFVIKNPNATTTCGCGSSFSV from the coding sequence ATGGACGCAGTGACCGACACCCCCGTGACCGAGATGCCGGCACCGTTCGTCTTTACCGACGCAGCGGCTGACAAGGTCAAGGAACTGATCGAAGAAGAAGGCAACCCGGAACTGAAACTGCGCGTTTTCGTGCAGGGTGGCGGTTGCTCGGGCTTTCAGTATGGTTTCACCTTCGACGAAGCAATCAACGAAGACGACACCGTGATGAACAAGAGCGGCGTCCAGTTGCTGATCGACTCGATGAGCTACCAGTACTTGGTGGGCGCTGAGATCGACTACAAGGACGATATCAACGGCGCTCAGTTCGTGATCAAGAACCCGAACGCCACGACCACCTGTGGTTGCGGTTCGTCGTTCTCGGTGTAA
- the rplM gene encoding 50S ribosomal protein L13 has translation MKTFSAKAHEVTREWFVIDATDKVLGRVASEVAHRLRGKHKPEFTPHVDTGDFIIVINAGKLKVTGNKTTDKKYYRHSGYPGGIYETTFGKMQERFPGRALEKAVKGMLPKGPLGYAMIKKLKVYADATHPHSAQQPKALEI, from the coding sequence ATGAAGACGTTTTCCGCAAAAGCCCATGAGGTGACGCGTGAATGGTTTGTGATTGACGCGACGGATAAGGTTCTCGGCCGTGTCGCCAGCGAAGTGGCACACCGTCTTCGCGGCAAGCACAAGCCTGAGTTCACTCCGCACGTCGACACCGGTGATTTCATCATCGTTATCAACGCCGGCAAGCTGAAGGTCACGGGCAACAAGACCACGGACAAGAAGTACTATCGCCACTCGGGCTACCCGGGCGGTATCTATGAAACGACGTTCGGCAAGATGCAAGAACGCTTCCCGGGCCGTGCGCTCGAGAAGGCGGTCAAGGGCATGCTGCCGAAGGGCCCGCTGGGCTACGCGATGATCAAGAAGCTGAAGGTCTACGCAGACGCAACGCATCCGCACTCGGCTCAACAGCCGAAGGCGCTCGAGATCTAA